A genomic segment from Yimella sp. cx-51 encodes:
- the rpsB gene encoding 30S ribosomal protein S2, giving the protein MAVVTMRQLLESGVHFGHQTRRWNPKMKRFIMTERNGIYIIDLQQSLTYLNDAFDFIKQTVAHGGTILFVGTKKQAQESIAEQATRVGMPYVNYRWLGGMLTNFNTVHKRLARLKELEEIDFDDVAGSGRTKKELLVLKREKDKLARTLGGIRDMNKVPSAVWVVDTKKEHLAVTEARKLNIPVIAILDTNCDPDEVDYKIPGNDDAIRSVTLLTRVVADGVAEGLIARSGGGAATGEAAEPMAEWERELLASDEAAAKTDVETGPSSVKEAADDNAAADTSNVEEAGALAEATEKTATDVADSQA; this is encoded by the coding sequence ATGGCCGTCGTCACAATGCGCCAGCTCCTGGAGAGCGGCGTCCACTTCGGGCACCAGACCCGCCGTTGGAACCCCAAGATGAAGCGCTTCATCATGACCGAGCGCAACGGCATCTACATCATCGACCTGCAGCAGTCGCTGACCTACCTCAACGACGCGTTCGACTTCATCAAGCAGACCGTCGCCCACGGTGGCACGATCCTGTTCGTCGGCACCAAGAAGCAGGCTCAGGAGTCCATCGCCGAGCAGGCGACCCGCGTCGGCATGCCCTACGTGAACTACCGCTGGTTGGGCGGCATGCTCACCAACTTCAACACCGTGCACAAGCGCCTTGCTCGCCTCAAGGAGCTCGAGGAGATCGACTTCGACGACGTGGCCGGCTCGGGCCGCACGAAGAAGGAACTGCTCGTCCTCAAGCGCGAGAAGGACAAGCTGGCCCGCACCCTCGGCGGCATCCGCGACATGAACAAGGTGCCGTCGGCCGTCTGGGTCGTCGACACCAAGAAGGAACACCTCGCCGTCACCGAGGCGCGCAAGCTCAACATCCCGGTGATCGCCATCCTCGACACCAACTGCGACCCGGACGAGGTCGACTACAAGATCCCCGGCAACGACGACGCCATCCGTTCGGTCACCCTGCTGACCCGTGTGGTTGCCGACGGTGTGGCCGAGGGCCTCATCGCCCGCTCCGGTGGCGGTGCCGCTACCGGTGAGGCCGCCGAGCCGATGGCCGAGTGGGAGCGCGAACTGCTCGCCTCGGACGAAGCCGCCGCCAAGACCGATGTCGAGACCGGCCCCAGCTCCGTCAAGGAAGCTGCCGACGACAACGCTGCCGCCGACACCAGCAACGTCGAAGAGGCCGGCGCCCTGGCAGAGGCCACTGAGAAGACGGCGACCGACGTCGCCGACTCCCAGGCCTGA
- a CDS encoding aminotransferase class V-fold PLP-dependent enzyme yields MDDVRDEILDLFDADETVLHLNPGAFGMVPRAVRTVQRRWAERIEQNPLRFFRLECQEELARVRLDVARFLDADADSIALVRNVSEATGIVLDAVGVGPGDEVVVSNHGYPTIAQAALVRGAEVVVANFGIDATDDEIAQAFREQVGERTKLVVVDQITSPTALVLPVAKVVQAVGDTPVFVDAAHSAGTLDLDIAALGAAFWATNLHKWCFTPRGTGALWVTADWRERARPAVTSWTSEKGFPASHDFPGTIDFTGMLAIAEGLEFWRAHGGLQIAERSRQLLSIGSELVHRRVAMALPDAMPDYDASWPARTAPTMRIIPLPDGAVSEPGDVSALYAALSGRGVECPPVAFEGMGLVRLGAGLHNDELDYDRYAEALVAELGRRFDDY; encoded by the coding sequence ATGGACGATGTGCGTGACGAGATCCTCGACTTGTTCGATGCCGACGAAACGGTGCTGCACCTCAATCCCGGTGCCTTCGGGATGGTTCCGCGAGCCGTGAGGACGGTGCAGCGGCGCTGGGCCGAGCGGATCGAGCAGAATCCGTTGCGCTTCTTCCGGCTGGAGTGCCAGGAAGAGTTGGCGCGGGTGCGCTTGGACGTAGCGCGCTTCCTGGACGCCGACGCCGACTCAATTGCGTTGGTGCGCAACGTTTCCGAGGCGACCGGCATCGTTCTGGACGCCGTCGGAGTCGGCCCCGGCGACGAGGTGGTGGTGTCGAACCACGGCTACCCGACGATCGCGCAGGCGGCCCTCGTGCGTGGCGCTGAGGTCGTGGTGGCGAATTTCGGCATCGACGCCACCGACGATGAGATCGCTCAAGCGTTTCGGGAACAGGTGGGGGAGCGCACCAAACTCGTCGTTGTCGACCAGATCACCTCGCCGACGGCATTGGTGCTCCCCGTGGCGAAGGTTGTGCAGGCTGTGGGCGATACACCTGTCTTCGTGGACGCCGCCCATTCCGCAGGCACGCTCGACCTCGACATCGCTGCCCTCGGAGCGGCGTTCTGGGCGACCAACCTGCACAAGTGGTGCTTCACCCCGCGTGGCACGGGCGCGCTCTGGGTCACCGCCGACTGGCGGGAGCGGGCTCGCCCGGCGGTGACGTCGTGGACCAGCGAGAAGGGATTTCCGGCGTCCCACGACTTTCCGGGGACGATCGATTTCACCGGCATGCTCGCGATTGCCGAAGGCCTGGAGTTCTGGCGGGCGCACGGCGGCCTCCAGATCGCCGAACGCTCGCGCCAATTGCTCAGCATCGGAAGCGAATTGGTGCACCGACGCGTCGCGATGGCGCTGCCGGACGCGATGCCCGACTATGACGCTTCCTGGCCCGCGCGCACCGCGCCGACGATGCGGATCATCCCGTTGCCGGACGGCGCGGTGAGCGAGCCTGGGGACGTCTCAGCGCTCTACGCAGCCCTCAGCGGACGCGGCGTGGAATGCCCGCCGGTGGCCTTCGAGGGAATGGGCCTGGTGCGCTTGGGTGCGGGTCTGCACAACGACGAACTCGATTACGACCGGTACGCAGAAGCGTTGGTCGCTGAACTCGGTCGCCGGTTCGACGACTACTGA
- a CDS encoding M23 family metallopeptidase, with amino-acid sequence MKVLMLMAMWSATLGTQAVVPAAAPSGPPAAPTSVSSAPRTGYVWPLRPDPAVVRPFIAPSQKWAAGHRGVDLLSSTDARVHAAGDGVVSFSGVIAGRGTVAVTHRNGWRTTYEPLATRVQQGATVSAGDLIGTLTPEASHCAPRACLHWGLVIGDRNYRDPLMLLKPQRVVLLPVP; translated from the coding sequence ATGAAGGTCCTGATGCTCATGGCCATGTGGTCGGCGACGCTCGGCACTCAGGCGGTGGTGCCGGCTGCGGCACCGTCGGGCCCTCCAGCGGCGCCGACGAGTGTGAGCTCAGCACCGCGCACCGGGTACGTGTGGCCGCTTCGTCCGGACCCAGCGGTTGTGCGTCCGTTCATCGCGCCGTCCCAGAAGTGGGCGGCCGGCCATCGCGGGGTCGACCTGCTCTCCTCGACGGACGCGCGCGTCCATGCCGCGGGCGACGGAGTGGTGAGCTTCTCAGGTGTCATCGCAGGACGAGGCACGGTGGCGGTGACTCATCGCAACGGCTGGCGCACCACCTACGAGCCCCTCGCCACACGCGTGCAGCAGGGCGCAACGGTCAGTGCCGGCGACCTCATCGGCACCCTGACTCCGGAGGCGAGTCATTGTGCACCGCGCGCCTGCCTGCACTGGGGCTTGGTGATCGGCGACCGCAACTACCGCGACCCGCTCATGCTGTTGAAGCCGCAGCGCGTCGTGCTGCTTCCGGTTCCCTGA
- a CDS encoding tyrosine recombinase XerC: MSAPADPLVCDYLKHLEVERNRSAHTVRAYSGDLDALRTFLTEAGVDEWSEVGLADLRSWLAHMSEQGAAKSTIARRATAVRAFFRWAARTGAVPTDPALRLASPKKPKSLPGVLRQSEAEELMHIAALAADDADPVHLRDRAALELLYASGLRVGELVGLDVDDCDRERWVVRVLGKGNKERTVPYGRPAAEAIEQWLEHGRPKLANAASGPALFLGRRGGRVDPRTIRRSLEAALGHVPDAPALSPHGLRHSAATHMLEGGADLRMVQEMLGHSSLATTQVYTHVSVERLRRSFTQAHPRA, translated from the coding sequence ATGTCAGCGCCTGCCGATCCGCTGGTCTGCGACTACCTGAAGCATCTCGAGGTCGAACGCAACCGTTCCGCGCACACCGTCCGGGCTTACTCCGGTGATCTCGACGCGCTGCGCACTTTCCTCACCGAAGCAGGCGTGGACGAGTGGAGCGAGGTCGGCCTGGCAGATCTGCGCTCATGGCTGGCGCACATGTCGGAGCAGGGGGCGGCGAAGTCGACGATCGCCCGCCGCGCGACGGCGGTGCGCGCCTTCTTCCGCTGGGCTGCCCGCACCGGAGCGGTGCCGACAGATCCTGCGCTGCGGCTGGCCTCGCCCAAGAAGCCGAAGTCGCTGCCCGGCGTGCTGCGGCAGTCGGAGGCGGAGGAGTTGATGCACATCGCTGCACTGGCTGCCGACGACGCCGATCCGGTGCATCTACGCGACCGCGCCGCCCTCGAACTGCTCTACGCCAGTGGCCTACGAGTCGGCGAACTGGTCGGACTCGATGTCGACGACTGCGACCGCGAACGCTGGGTGGTGCGGGTGCTCGGCAAAGGCAACAAGGAACGGACGGTGCCCTACGGTCGCCCAGCGGCCGAAGCGATCGAGCAATGGTTGGAGCACGGACGTCCGAAGTTGGCCAACGCTGCGTCCGGGCCAGCGCTCTTCCTCGGACGGCGCGGCGGCCGCGTCGATCCGCGCACGATCAGACGCAGCCTGGAAGCCGCCCTCGGCCACGTGCCTGACGCCCCCGCGTTGAGCCCTCACGGACTACGGCACAGTGCTGCGACCCACATGCTTGAAGGCGGTGCCGATCTACGCATGGTGCAGGAGATGCTCGGTCACTCCAGCTTGGCCACCACGCAGGTCTACACGCATGTGTCGGTCGAGCGGCTGCGGCGGTCGTTCACCCAGGCCCATCCGCGGGCCTGA
- a CDS encoding pyridoxal phosphate-dependent aminotransferase, with translation MTSPLVRRMQDFGETVFAEMTQRALAHDAVNLGQGFPDTDAPQPVLDAAVEAIRSGRNQYPPAIGVPELRSAIAEHQLRFRDLHVDPDTEVLVTAGATEAIAATILALCEPGDEVVTFEPYYDSYAASIALAGAQRRTSVLRFPDFTVDEESLRAAFSERTRLVLLNTPHNPTGKVFTRAELELVAKLAREHDAYVVTDEVYEHLVYDGQHVSMATLPGMADRTLTISSGGKTFAATGWKVGWVTGPADAIAAVRTVKQFLTFVASGPFQPAIAAGLRLPDAFFDDQRESMLLRRDLLAEGLASVGVPVAVPAGGYFVIADCSAWGPDALTICRALPERAGVAAVPVSAFHDDAAAAPGLVRFAFCKRPEVITEGVDRLRRAFSTA, from the coding sequence GTGACTTCTCCCCTGGTTCGACGCATGCAGGATTTCGGCGAGACCGTCTTCGCCGAGATGACCCAACGCGCCCTCGCCCATGACGCGGTGAATCTCGGGCAGGGCTTCCCCGACACCGACGCGCCCCAGCCGGTGCTCGACGCCGCCGTGGAGGCGATCCGCTCCGGGCGCAACCAGTACCCACCGGCGATCGGCGTCCCGGAGTTGCGCTCGGCCATTGCCGAGCACCAACTGCGCTTCCGTGATCTGCACGTCGATCCCGACACCGAGGTGCTCGTCACCGCCGGCGCCACCGAAGCGATCGCGGCCACCATTCTGGCGTTGTGCGAACCAGGCGATGAGGTGGTGACCTTCGAGCCCTACTACGACTCCTACGCGGCATCGATCGCCCTGGCCGGTGCGCAGCGGCGCACCAGTGTGCTGCGCTTCCCCGATTTCACCGTGGACGAGGAGAGTCTGCGTGCGGCCTTCTCCGAGCGCACCCGCTTGGTGCTGCTCAACACCCCGCACAACCCGACCGGCAAGGTCTTCACCCGCGCCGAACTCGAACTCGTCGCGAAGCTGGCACGCGAGCATGATGCCTACGTCGTGACCGACGAGGTGTACGAGCACCTGGTGTACGACGGGCAGCACGTGTCGATGGCCACGCTTCCAGGGATGGCAGATCGCACCCTCACGATCTCCTCCGGCGGCAAGACCTTCGCCGCGACCGGTTGGAAGGTCGGGTGGGTGACCGGCCCGGCCGATGCGATCGCCGCGGTGCGCACGGTGAAGCAGTTCCTGACTTTCGTGGCCAGCGGTCCCTTCCAACCTGCGATCGCGGCCGGCCTACGACTGCCGGACGCCTTCTTCGACGACCAGCGCGAGTCCATGCTGCTGCGCCGGGACCTACTGGCGGAAGGTCTGGCGTCCGTCGGCGTGCCGGTCGCCGTGCCGGCCGGCGGATACTTCGTGATTGCCGATTGCTCGGCCTGGGGGCCGGACGCGCTCACGATCTGCCGCGCGCTGCCTGAACGAGCCGGGGTCGCCGCCGTACCTGTGTCGGCCTTCCACGACGACGCCGCCGCGGCGCCGGGCTTGGTGCGCTTTGCGTTCTGCAAGCGTCCGGAGGTCATCACCGAGGGCGTCGACCGTCTGCGCCGCGCGTTCTCCACAGCCTGA
- a CDS encoding M57 family metalloprotease has product MSRRLSRAALATCATLAVAGSAFAAQAPSFQEFEASAVRDSDNQYIVNGDEPVANKGALKAYYKEMTTAPDKDGLIINRTYSGDDKWTATQARNLTYCVSTRFGTNQAAVANAMASGAAQWHGASSGIRFVYLSSQNSKCNTRNNNVVFSVEPASSGSSYIARAFFPSSSKSSRNVLINTSQLFNAGSWTPSNIMAHELGHTLGFRHEHTRPEAGTCFEDNNWRPLTAYDSSSIMHYPQCNGTSSNLSMTSTDRAGARAIYGY; this is encoded by the coding sequence ATGAGCAGAAGACTCAGCCGTGCCGCTCTCGCCACCTGCGCAACGCTGGCAGTGGCAGGCAGCGCTTTCGCAGCGCAGGCTCCGAGCTTCCAGGAGTTCGAGGCAAGCGCGGTGCGCGACTCGGACAACCAGTACATCGTGAACGGCGACGAGCCCGTCGCCAACAAGGGCGCGCTGAAGGCGTACTACAAGGAGATGACCACCGCTCCCGACAAGGACGGGCTGATCATCAACCGCACCTATTCGGGTGACGACAAGTGGACCGCCACCCAGGCCCGCAACCTGACGTACTGCGTGTCGACTCGGTTCGGCACCAACCAGGCAGCAGTGGCGAACGCCATGGCTTCCGGTGCCGCGCAGTGGCACGGAGCTTCCTCGGGCATTCGCTTCGTCTACCTGTCGAGCCAGAACTCCAAGTGCAACACCCGCAACAACAATGTGGTGTTCTCCGTCGAGCCCGCATCGAGCGGCTCGTCCTACATCGCCCGGGCGTTCTTCCCCAGCTCTTCGAAGTCGAGCCGCAACGTCCTGATCAACACCAGCCAGCTCTTCAATGCCGGTTCGTGGACCCCCTCGAACATCATGGCGCACGAGCTGGGCCACACCCTCGGCTTCCGCCACGAGCACACTCGCCCCGAGGCGGGCACTTGCTTCGAGGACAACAACTGGCGCCCGCTGACGGCCTACGACAGCTCGTCGATCATGCATTACCCGCAGTGCAACGGCACCTCCAGCAACCTGTCGATGACCTCGACCGACCGGGCCGGAGCTCGCGCCATCTACGGCTACTGA
- the dprA gene encoding DNA-processing protein DprA codes for MMRNYSSDRLARMKLAAIAEPLDRVVTPKIVGLEPQAACDLIEHDRGSAFQRCRARAEIFDAELLVRATEALQARVLVPGDEEWPTALDELAVPPWCLWVRGNGRLDDIVAQSVAIVGSRAASPYGTTVARGMAGDLAAERVNVVSGAAYGIDVAAHEGSLAAGAPTVAALACGLDRAYPAAHRGVLDRIRQDGVLVSEYPPGQAPMKYRFLARNRIIAALGAGTVVVEAGLRSGSLNTAGYAADLGRPVGAVPGAVTSATSAGSNELIRQGAQLVCDAAEVLEMIGPMDASASPLKRSPDTMLDVVSEVASRTREAFPASRPVTVDQLVHRAGLGIGEVLAGVGELQSLGVIEQAPAGGWRLTRTGR; via the coding sequence ATGATGCGCAACTATTCGTCCGATCGCCTCGCCCGGATGAAGCTCGCTGCGATTGCGGAGCCCCTTGACCGAGTGGTGACCCCCAAGATCGTCGGCCTCGAACCGCAGGCTGCCTGCGATCTCATCGAGCACGACCGTGGCAGTGCCTTCCAGCGCTGTCGCGCCCGCGCTGAGATCTTCGACGCCGAGCTGTTGGTGCGCGCAACCGAGGCGTTACAAGCGAGGGTGCTCGTGCCGGGCGACGAGGAGTGGCCGACCGCGCTTGACGAGCTCGCTGTTCCACCCTGGTGTCTCTGGGTGCGCGGTAATGGTCGGCTTGACGATATCGTCGCGCAATCAGTGGCGATCGTCGGGTCGAGGGCGGCAAGTCCGTACGGCACGACCGTGGCACGTGGCATGGCGGGCGACCTCGCGGCCGAGCGGGTGAACGTCGTGTCCGGAGCGGCCTACGGCATTGATGTCGCAGCTCACGAAGGTTCGCTCGCCGCCGGTGCCCCGACCGTGGCGGCTCTCGCCTGTGGTCTCGATCGCGCCTACCCGGCAGCACATCGAGGTGTGCTCGACCGGATCCGTCAGGACGGTGTGCTGGTGTCGGAATACCCGCCGGGTCAAGCCCCGATGAAGTACCGCTTCCTGGCACGCAACCGCATCATCGCCGCGCTCGGTGCCGGCACGGTGGTCGTCGAGGCCGGGCTGCGATCCGGCTCGCTGAACACCGCCGGGTACGCCGCCGACCTGGGACGGCCGGTGGGTGCCGTGCCCGGGGCGGTCACCAGTGCGACGAGTGCGGGCAGCAACGAGTTGATCCGGCAGGGTGCGCAACTGGTCTGCGACGCGGCTGAGGTGCTGGAGATGATCGGCCCGATGGACGCGTCGGCGTCGCCGCTCAAACGATCGCCCGACACCATGCTCGACGTCGTCTCCGAAGTGGCGTCGCGCACGCGTGAGGCCTTTCCGGCGAGCCGGCCGGTGACCGTCGACCAACTCGTGCATCGAGCCGGACTCGGGATCGGCGAGGTACTTGCGGGTGTCGGCGAACTCCAGTCATTGGGGGTGATCGAGCAGGCGCCGGCGGGAGGTTGGCGGCTCACCCGCACCGGCCGTTGA
- the pyrH gene encoding UMP kinase: MTESAISPTYHRVLLKLSGEVFGGGQVGLDPDVVKGIARQMAEANRSGVQICVVIGGGNFFRGAELQQRGMDRVRADYMGMLGIVMNCLALQDFLEKEGIDTRVQSAITMGQVAEPYIPRRAIRHMEKGRIVIFGAGMGMPFFSTDTVAVQRALESRCDAVLIAKNGVDGVMTADPKKDPSATLIDEVTYQEAIERELRVIDQTAFALGAENKLPMVVFGMEGEGNITRALQGERIGTLVVPA; encoded by the coding sequence ATGACCGAATCCGCCATCAGCCCGACCTACCACCGCGTACTGCTGAAGCTGTCAGGTGAGGTCTTCGGCGGCGGTCAGGTCGGGCTCGACCCCGATGTGGTGAAGGGCATCGCGCGACAGATGGCCGAGGCCAACCGCAGCGGCGTGCAGATCTGCGTCGTGATCGGCGGCGGCAACTTCTTCCGCGGCGCCGAACTCCAGCAGCGCGGCATGGACCGCGTGCGGGCCGACTACATGGGGATGCTCGGCATCGTCATGAACTGTCTCGCGCTGCAGGACTTCCTGGAGAAGGAAGGCATCGACACTCGGGTGCAGTCGGCCATCACGATGGGTCAGGTCGCCGAGCCCTACATCCCGCGCCGCGCCATCCGCCACATGGAGAAGGGGCGCATCGTCATCTTCGGTGCCGGCATGGGCATGCCCTTCTTCTCCACCGACACGGTCGCGGTCCAACGCGCACTGGAAAGCCGCTGCGATGCAGTGCTCATCGCCAAGAACGGTGTCGACGGAGTCATGACCGCCGACCCCAAGAAGGACCCCTCGGCGACGCTGATCGACGAGGTCACCTACCAGGAAGCGATCGAGCGCGAGCTGCGGGTGATCGATCAGACCGCCTTCGCGCTCGGCGCGGAGAACAAGTTGCCGATGGTCGTCTTCGGGATGGAGGGCGAGGGCAACATCACCCGTGCCCTGCAAGGTGAGAGAATCGGCACATTGGTCGTCCCGGCCTGA
- the frr gene encoding ribosome recycling factor, whose product MDGSIEESLFEAEEKMEKAIEVAKEDFSAIRTGRANAAMFNKLTVDYYGAPTPLQQLASFQTPEARTILVQPFDKGSMTAIEKTLRESDLGVNPSNDGNVIRIVLPQLTEERRRDYIKIARDKAENARVSVRSIRRKAKEEMDRLVKDGDIGEDEGTRGEKDLEVLTKKHVDLIDTLLKSKEAELLEV is encoded by the coding sequence ATGGACGGCAGTATCGAAGAGAGCCTGTTCGAGGCCGAGGAGAAGATGGAAAAGGCCATCGAGGTGGCCAAGGAAGACTTCTCCGCCATCCGCACCGGCCGGGCCAACGCGGCGATGTTCAACAAGCTGACCGTCGACTACTACGGCGCTCCGACCCCGCTGCAGCAGCTCGCGTCCTTCCAGACGCCCGAAGCCCGCACAATCCTGGTGCAGCCCTTCGACAAAGGCTCCATGACAGCGATCGAGAAGACGCTGCGCGAGTCCGATCTCGGCGTCAACCCCAGCAACGACGGCAATGTCATCCGCATCGTCCTTCCGCAGCTCACTGAGGAGCGTCGCCGCGATTACATCAAGATCGCCCGCGACAAGGCAGAAAACGCCCGTGTCTCGGTGCGCAGCATCCGCCGCAAGGCCAAGGAAGAGATGGACCGCCTGGTCAAGGACGGCGACATCGGTGAGGACGAAGGCACCCGCGGCGAGAAGGACCTCGAAGTGCTGACCAAGAAGCATGTCGACCTCATCGACACCTTGCTGAAGAGCAAGGAAGCCGAGCTGCTCGAGGTCTGA
- the tsf gene encoding translation elongation factor Ts — protein sequence MANYTAADIKALRESTGAGMLDVKKALDEADGDQAKATEILRVKGLKGVTKREGRTTENGLVAASAEGAAGTLVEVLCETDFVAKGEKFGALADRVLAQAVAVKAADAQALLDSELDGQTVQAILDEANATIGEKIEIKRVARVEGDTVVSYLHKTSPDLPAQIGVVVAVKGDDAQTARDIAMHIAAFSPTVLSREDVDAETVENERRVAEATAKEEGKPEAALPKIVEGRVNGFFKENVLLEQAFAKDAKKTVAKVAEEAGLEITGFARFKVGV from the coding sequence ATGGCGAACTACACCGCCGCTGACATCAAGGCGCTGCGTGAGTCGACCGGCGCCGGCATGCTCGACGTCAAGAAGGCTCTCGACGAGGCCGACGGCGACCAGGCCAAGGCCACCGAGATCCTGCGGGTGAAGGGCCTCAAGGGCGTGACCAAGCGCGAGGGCCGCACCACCGAGAACGGTCTGGTTGCTGCGTCCGCCGAAGGTGCCGCGGGCACCCTCGTGGAGGTGCTCTGCGAGACCGACTTCGTCGCAAAGGGTGAGAAGTTCGGCGCGCTGGCCGACCGCGTGCTGGCCCAGGCCGTCGCGGTGAAGGCCGCCGACGCGCAGGCCCTGCTCGACAGCGAACTGGACGGTCAGACCGTGCAGGCGATCCTCGATGAGGCCAACGCCACCATCGGCGAGAAGATCGAGATCAAGCGCGTGGCTCGCGTGGAGGGTGACACCGTCGTGTCGTACCTGCACAAGACCAGCCCCGACCTGCCGGCACAGATCGGTGTCGTCGTGGCGGTCAAGGGTGACGACGCCCAGACCGCACGCGACATCGCGATGCACATCGCCGCTTTCAGCCCGACTGTCCTCTCCCGCGAGGACGTCGACGCCGAGACCGTCGAGAACGAGCGCCGCGTGGCCGAGGCCACTGCCAAGGAAGAGGGCAAGCCCGAGGCTGCGCTGCCGAAGATCGTCGAAGGCCGAGTCAACGGCTTCTTCAAGGAGAACGTCCTGCTGGAGCAGGCCTTCGCCAAGGACGCCAAGAAGACGGTCGCCAAGGTTGCCGAGGAGGCCGGCCTGGAGATCACGGGCTTCGCCCGCTTCAAGGTCGGCGTCTGA
- a CDS encoding LGFP repeat-containing protein — MSVINLTPPHRHAIVAEELKELPMPLRHSRRTPMSLAVCGALVATLAPSAAAEDAKQPAYSPTGVRMAGAAKAACRTYPTTRDINVTRRMYEIGQNRKISAKVMLAMFEAGWVESWLNNLNCGDADSIGIFQMRPSMGWGTYAQLQDVTYQVNKFLDVALPLQHKYSTAGQLAQAVERSAYPYRYDQAQATAQKFINEAAAPYGSILTLWTSLGGVNGSLGGPLMAETDYRYAVRYVPFSNGIVFKYSSGTFPIWGDNYRHWSGTGALPKYGLPWTLPKWTPTSAAGTTGVAQAFERGWMYWSSKTGSKVIMPAMQKTFVKYGAEPKVGYPVADTVTTSTGSTQVFEKAVLTINTAGVTTMTPR; from the coding sequence GTGAGCGTGATCAACCTGACGCCACCACACCGACACGCGATCGTCGCCGAAGAGCTGAAAGAGCTGCCGATGCCCCTGCGCCATTCCCGCCGCACCCCGATGTCCCTCGCCGTCTGCGGCGCGCTGGTCGCCACCTTGGCGCCCTCAGCCGCAGCCGAGGATGCGAAGCAGCCCGCCTACAGCCCCACGGGTGTTCGGATGGCCGGAGCCGCCAAGGCGGCGTGCCGCACATACCCCACCACGCGCGACATCAATGTGACTCGCCGCATGTACGAGATCGGCCAGAACCGCAAGATCTCGGCGAAGGTCATGCTGGCGATGTTCGAAGCCGGCTGGGTGGAGTCGTGGTTGAACAACCTCAACTGCGGCGACGCCGACTCCATCGGCATCTTCCAGATGCGACCGAGCATGGGCTGGGGCACCTACGCCCAGCTGCAGGACGTCACCTACCAGGTCAACAAGTTCCTGGACGTCGCCCTCCCCCTGCAACACAAGTACTCCACCGCCGGCCAACTCGCCCAGGCCGTCGAGCGCTCGGCGTATCCCTACCGCTACGACCAGGCGCAGGCCACCGCGCAGAAGTTCATCAACGAGGCGGCTGCGCCCTACGGATCCATCCTCACGCTCTGGACCAGTCTGGGCGGTGTCAATGGCAGTCTCGGCGGGCCGCTGATGGCGGAGACCGACTACCGGTATGCGGTGCGTTACGTGCCGTTCTCCAACGGCATCGTCTTCAAGTACAGCTCCGGCACCTTCCCCATCTGGGGTGACAACTACCGTCACTGGTCAGGCACCGGCGCACTGCCGAAGTACGGTCTGCCGTGGACGCTTCCCAAATGGACGCCCACCTCGGCTGCGGGCACCACGGGCGTCGCCCAAGCCTTCGAGCGGGGCTGGATGTACTGGTCGTCCAAGACCGGCAGCAAGGTGATCATGCCGGCGATGCAGAAGACCTTCGTGAAGTACGGCGCGGAGCCGAAGGTGGGCTACCCGGTTGCCGACACCGTGACCACGAGCACCGGCTCGACTCAGGTCTTCGAGAAGGCGGTGTTGACGATCAACACCGCCGGCGTCACCACCATGACCCCGCGCTGA